The window CGACGCCGCCGTCGACCGCTACCGCGAGTTCTACCGCGCCGACGGCGAACTCGCCGACGAACTGTTCCCGGGCGTCGCCGAGATCATCACGGCACTCCACGCCGCCGGGATCCCCCAATCGACCGCGACGAGCAAGCCCGAGGGTGCCGCCACCCGCATCCTCACCCACTTCGGCATCGCCGACCGCCTCGACTTCATCACCGGTGCGGGCGGCGACGAGACCCGCGGCACCAAACGCGAGGTCGTCGCCGAGGCACTCGGCCGGCTCCGTTCCATCGGCGCCGACCTCTCGAACGTCGTCCTCGTCGGCGACCGCTTCTACGACGTCGAGGGGGCCACAGCCAACGGCGTCCCGACGATCTACACGACCTGGGGCTACGGCCGGATCGGCGAGGAGGTCGGCGCCGTCGCCGTCGCGAACACGCCGGAACAACTCCGCACGCTCCTCGGCCTGCCCGCCGCCTGACGCGCACGACGACCCACGACATGCGCATCTGGAGCCTCCACCCCGCCTACCTCGACCGCCAGGGCCTCATCGCCATGTGGCGCGAATCCCTGCTCGCCGTCAAGGTGCTACGCGGCGGCACGAAGGGCTACCGCAACCACCCCCAATTGCAGCGCTGGCGTGCCCAGCCCGACCCCCTCGAGGCACTCGGCGCGCACCTCACCTTCCTCGTCGAAGAAGCCGAGGCGCGCGGCTACAACTTCGACCGCACGAAACTCCCCGACGCCCCGGTGACCCCACCACCGCTCGTGCCCGTCACCGACGGGCAGCTCGCCTACGAACGCGAACACCTCGCGCGCAAGCTCACGGTCCGCACCCCCGAGCTGCTCGACCGGCTCGACCCGCCCGAGGCGCTCCGCGCGAACCCCGCGCTCGTCGTCGTGCCGGGGCCCATCGAGTCCTGGGAGGTCGTGCACCCGGCGACCTGACCGCGCGCCCGGCCACCGGCACCCGCAAACCGGTTCACGCGGGCACCGGTGCCACGGGTCACCGAGCGGCATCACCGGCACCGATGCCGTGACGGCACAGGCACGGCCACGGTCACGGCATTCCACGCGGATGCCGGCCATCCACGACGACCCGCTCCGCACGACGACTCGGTCCGCATCCGCCCCGCGACGCCGACCGGGGACGGGACCCGCGCGCCCAGCCCACGTCCGGTGACAAGCCTCTGGCGGTCAGCCCTCGTCCGAGGCCGCGAGTCCCGTCAGCAGCACGACCGCCGCATCCCACGCCTGCGCCGCGGCATCGAGCTGGATGCGCCGCCCCTCCTCGTCGAGGTCGAGGCGCGAGACACCGTCCTCCGTCACACGGATGCGCGTGCGCCCCGGGACGACCTCCGCGAGCTCGAACCGCACCCGCGTCTGCGCACCCGCCACGGGCTCGGCATCGGGCAACGTCCCCGTCCGGTAGGTGAGGCGCCGCGGCGCATCGACCTCGTCGACGATCGACAGGTACCGCCCGTGCTCGTCCCAGCGGTGCTCGATCCGGCCACCCGGCCGGGCATCGACGATCGCGCCGTCGAACGCCCACCACGCGCGCACGTGACGCGGCTCCACGAGATACGACCAGGCGCGCGCGATGGGCGCATCGACCTCGAACTCGAATCGGACGCCGTCGTGCGGCTCGCCACCCATGCCGGAACCGCCTTCCGCCTCACCGAACCGGAACACCTCCAGCATGCCCGAGCGCGACGCGACGCGCGACGCCGACAATGCCTCACGGACGCGAAATCACCGATCGGCGCCCACGAGGGGGCCGTGTCCGCGACGCCGTCCGGGGGCACATCGAGCCGCGAGCCGACGCGCCCCCATGCGCCCCGACGCCCGGCACCGGACGAGTCGCCCGACGCGCGCAACCGGCGCATCGGCCACGGCGACGGCAACGGGTCACACCACCGCTCGCGTCAGGATCCGACCCCGAGCGCGCTCAGCACGAGCAACAGCACGCACACCGCGACGATCGTGCCCGCGATCGCCCACATGAGCACGTTGAACCAGCGCGCCGAGACCCACCGCCCCATGACCTCGCGTCGCGTCGCGAGCCACACGAGCGGGACGAGTGCGAACGGGATCCCGAACGACAGGACGGCCTGCGACAGCACGAGCAGCCCCGTCACGTCCGGCACGACGGCAAGCAGCGCGACGGCCGGCAGGATGACGACGACCCGGCGCCACACGATCGGCAGGTTCCACGGCACGAGCCCGTCCATGACCGACGACCCCGCGTGCCCGCCCACCGCGGTCGACGCGAACCCCGAGATGACGAGCCCGACAGCGAAGAGCGCCGCGACCCACGGGCCGATGCCCTCCGCGAGCGCCGCGTGGATGCCGTCGAAGGTGCCCGCCTGCGGGCTCGCACGCATCGCCGACGCGGCGAGCACGAGCATCGACACGTTGATCGAGCCCGCGAGCGCCATCGCGAGTCCGACATCGACGCGCGTCGCGCGCAGCAGGTGCGGCACCTCGTCGTCCGTGGTCCGTCCGTGCCGATCGCGCGACAGGGTCGAGTGCAGGTAAATGACGTGCGGCATGACCGTCGCGCCGAGCATCGCGACCGCGAGGTACACGGTGTCGACACCGGCGAACCGCGGCACGAGCCCGTCGAGGACCTCGCTCACGACGGGCGGCCGCACGATGAGCCCGGCGACGAACCCGATCGGGATCGCGAGCAGCATGACGAGGATGATGCGCTCGAACACGCGCTGCCCGAACCGCGAGTGCACACCGAGCAGCACGAGCGACACGACGCCCGTGATGACACCACCGACGACGAGCGGGATCCCGAACAGCAGGTGCAGGCCCACCGCCCCGCCGATGACCTCGGCGATGTCCGTCGCGATCACCACGAGCGTCGCCTGCAGCCAGTACAGGATCCGGCCCGTGCGGCCGAGCCGCTCACCGACGAGCTCGGCGAGCGACCGACCCGTCACGAAGCCGACCTTCGCGGACAGGTACTGCACCGCGCACGCCATGAGCGTCACGAGCACGAGCGCCCACAGCAGGAGATAGCCGTAGTCGGCGCCCGCCGAGAAGTTCGCCGCGAAGTTCCCCGGATCCACGTAGGCGACGGCCGCGACGAACGCCGGCCCGAGCAGCCCCACGAGCCCCCGGCGCCGCGGGGGGTTCGTCGACGCCTCGACGCGCGTCATGCCTGCCTCCGGTGCATCGCTCCGATCCTATTCCCGCGCGGATCGACCGCCGCACCACGCACGTCACACCGCGCCGCTCGACCGTGCCCCACCGGCGGCGAGCCGCGCACGCGGCACGCGGCCGTGACGTCACGATCCGTTCAGCGACGACCCACCGAGATCGACGCCGACCCGCCTAGGATGACAGGCATGAGAGCCTCGAGTCCCTTCACCATCGACCGGTGGGACCCGAACGGCCACGCCGTCGAGATCTCGACCGGCACGCCGCTCGCTGGTGCCTACATCGTCCGCAGCTTCACGGGCGGCGACATCGAGGGCCGCAGCGAGGTGCTCTTCGCCGGGGCGTTCTCCGAGGAGCACGGCTCGGGCACCTACGTCGCGATCGACTCGTTCGAGGGATCCGTCCTCGGCCGCGCGGGGGCCTTCAGCTTCTGGCACACGAACACGATGACGCGCGGTCGCAGCGGACGCGGCGACGGCATCCTGCGCATCGTGCCCGACTCCGGCACGGGGCAACTCGAGGGCATCCGCGGGACGGGCGAGATCATCGCGTCCGGCGACGAGCACACGCTCGTGCTCGACATCGAGTTCTCGGACGACGAGACCGGCTTCGACGCCGACGTCGTCACCGAGATCGCCGGCGAGGTCGAGGGCCGCGCGGACGCGTGACCGGTTCTCCGCCGATCCGCGAGCGGCCCGACCCCACACGGCCCTCGACCGCCGCATGAGCGCGCCGCGGAATCCGTTCACGCCGAGCTTCGGCGGCACCCCACCGTTGCTCGTCGGGCGTGAGACCGAGATCGCCGACTTCGAGCGCGCCCTCGACGACGGGCCGGGTGCACTCGGGCGCGCGACGCTCATCACGGGTCTGCGCGGCGTCGGCAAGACGGTCATGCTCAACGCGCTCGAGGACGTCGCGCGGCAGGCGGGCTGGCTCGTGGTCGCCGAGACGGCGACGCGCGGGCTCGCCGATCGCATCGAACGCGACGCCCTCCCCCGCCTGCTCGCCGAACACGACCCCGAGGCCGAGCACCGCCGGGTCGCCGGCGTCACCCTCCCGATGGGAGCCGGCGGCCTCTCGACGACCGTCGACGCCCGCTACCGGCCATCGGGCACACTGCGCTCACTGCTCGAACGGCTCGGGGCCGTGCTCTCGGAGCGCGGCTCGGGTGTGCTCATCACGATCGACGAGGTCCACCGGCGCGAGATCGAGGACCTGCGCATCGTCACGACGGCCGTGCAGCACGCGGTGCGCGAGGGCCTCGACGTCGCGTTCATCGGCGCCGGACTGAAGCCCAACATCAACGGCCTGCGCGGCGACGCGCTCCTCACGTTCCTGCGCCGCTCGCACGTGCTCGAGCTCGGCCAGCTCCACTACGCCGCGTGCGTGCGCGCACTCGACGAGCCGGTGCGCGACGCGGGACGACGCTTCGCCCCCGATGCGCTCGAACTCGCGGCGCAGGGCACCCAGGGCTACCCGTTCCTCGTACAGTTCATCGGGGCGCAGTCGTGGATCGCGGCGGGAGACCGCGAGGTCATCGAACGCGCCGACGCCCGCGCCGCGATCGCGCGCGCCCGCATCGCGATGGCCCAGTACATCTACGAACCCACGCTCGCGGCGCTCTCCGACGTCGACCGCTCGTTCCTGCAGGCGATGTCGGAGGACGACGGTCCGTCACGCATCGAGGACCTGCGTGCCCGGCTCGACGCGACGTCGGGGTTCGTCGGCGTCTATCGCAAGCGCCTGCTCGACGACGGCCTCATCGCGCCCGCGGGCTACGGCCGCGTGCAGTACACGACGCCCTATCTGCGCGAGTACCTGCGCTCCGAGGGTGCGGCCGCGCCCGACGCGTCGCCGATCGAACGCGGCTTCGGGCCCGAGCCGGGGCACTGAACCCGCGCACGCCCTGCAGCCGCGCTCCGAGCGATACTCAGAGGGAGCCGATGAAAATCCACACGAACCAGATGGATGCCGTGCACGACGCGATGGACAGTCCGGCACCGAGTCCCGCCCGGATGTATGCACCACGTGACAGGCCGACGCCACTGAACGTGAAGATCGCGAGGCACAGGCTGAGCGGGGCACACACCAACATGCCGATCACGCCCACAAGAACCGTGATCGCCATGACCAGGCCGTAATCGACCTCGCTCTCGGTCTCGGCGATGAGCGCGAGCTGCACGAACGCCATCAGGCCCCACGCGAAGCCGCCGAGGACGATCGTCGCCCACGACGCGAACGCACGGAATCGGTCCGCGCGAGTCCGTTCGATCGGACGCGACGACGCATCCGTCCCATCGCCCGCTCGCGGTACGCCGTTCGTGCCGAGATCCGGAATCCCCGTCGACATCGCCGAGCGATCGTCTTCCGTCCGACGAGCGGAATCGCCGAGAGAAACCGTCTCCGCGTCATTCGTCCCGGACGGTGCCCGGGGAACCCCGAACACCGCCTCTGACTCCCGGTCCGGTTGTCCCTCCGCGCGCTCCATGTCGCCCCGTCAGTCCTCCACGACGAGACCGAAGGCGTCAGCGAGTCGCAGGATCTTCCGCGCCCGTCCCAGGCGCGGAAGGTCTGAACCGTCGCGCACGACGCCACCCGCGGCCTCGAAGTCGGCGAGGAAGCCCTTCGCCCACAGGATGTCGCTCGTCTGCGGGCAGATGACCTCGTTCACGACGGCGGTCTGCTCGAGCCGGAGGCAGAGCTTACCGGTCATGCCGTACTCGAGCGTCCACTCCGACTGCTCGCGCAGGATACGCAGACTCTCCTCCGTCGTCGGGCCGTCGATTGGGCCCGGCAAGCCGGCCGCGCGCGACGAGACCGTCAGCCGCGCACGGGCGTAGGCCATCGCCTCACGCGTCGCCCACATGCCCGTGTCGCGACGGAAGTCGCCCGAACCGAACGCGAGTCGGAACGCGCCCTGCGCCATACCGATCTCGGTCGCCCGCTCCAGGCCGAGGGCCGACTCGATGAGCGGCACGACGGGCGTCCTCGCACCGAGACGGTGGAACGTGTTGACGACGTCCTCGGGCTTCTCGGTCTTCGCGAGGACGACGCCCTCGAGACCCACGGCGTCCGCGAGCTCGTCGACGTCCGCACCCCAGAAATCGCTCGAGGTGTCGTTGATGCGCACCCAGGCCGAGTTGCCGGCGGTCGAGAGCCAGTCGATGACCCCGCGGCGCGCCTCGTCCTTCTGCGACGGGTCGACCGCGTCCTCGATGTCGAGGATGACGACGTCCGCGCGGGACTGCGCCGCCGCGTCGAAGCGCTCCGGCTTCGAGCCGGGCACGAGCAGCCACGAGCGGGCGTCCTCGGCGGGGACGACGTGCTCCTCGTCGATCCGGGGGCGGGGGCTTGCGGGTGCGGTCATTCGCTCCTCATTCGTGGTGCTGGTCCGGCGGTGTCGGCCGCGGTCGTGTGTGGGCGTGCTCAGGCGTGGACGCCGTCGATGGTGGAAAGGCGCACCGTCTCCGGCATGCGCAGGATGGTCTGATAGACCTCGTCGGTGAGTCCGTGCGCGTCGGTCACGGCGTAGCCGATGTCGCCGCGCGTCACGAGCTGTTGACGGTCGATGTTCACGTCGTTCTCGCCGAACACCGAGTTGACCTTCGCGAGCACACCCGGCACGTTGTGGTGCCAGTGCAGCAGGCGCGTGCCACCGATGTTCGGGTCGAGCTGTGCCTGCGGCGCATTGACGCTCAGCGAGGTCGACCCGCTGCGCACGAAGTCGATGAGCTTCCCCGCGACGAAGTGCCCGATGTCCTCCTGCGCCTCCTCGGTCGAACCGCCGACGTGCGGCGTGAGGATCACGTTGGGGATGTTCTGCAGCACCGACTCGAACGGGTCGCCCGCCTTCTTCGGCTCGTCGGGGAAGACGTCGACCGCGGCGCCCGCGATGTGGCCGGAGTGCAGCGCGTCGGCGAGCGCGTCGTAGTCGACGAGGAACCCGCGGCTGAGGTTGAGGAACAGCGAACGCGGACGCATGCGCTCGAACTGCTCGCGGCCGAACATGCCGGCGTTCCCGCCACGCCCGTCGACGTGCAGTGTCACCGTCTCGACCTTGTCGAGCAGCTCTTCGAGCGATTCGCAGCGCTTCGCGTTCCCGAGCGCGAGTCGGTCGACGATGTCGTAGAAGTACACGCGCATACCGAGCTGCTCGGCGAGCACCGAGAGCTGGGAGCCGATGTTCCCGTAACCGACGATGCCGAGCGAGCGGCCACGCACCTCGTGGGCCCCGGTCGCCGACTTCTGCCAGACGCCCGCATGGAGTGCACTGTTCTTCTCGGTGAGGCGTCGCGCCATGACGAGGATCTCGGCGATCGCGAGCTCGACGACACTGCGCGTGTTCGAATAGGGCGCGTTGAAGCACGCGACGGCGCGCTCGGCGGCCGTGGTGAGGTCGATCTGGTTCGTCCCGATGCAGAACGCGCCGACCGAGAGCAGCTGGGGGTTCGCGGCGAGCACCTCGGCCGTCACGCGCGTCTTGGAGCGGATGCCCAACAGCTCCACACCCTCGAGCGCCGACGACAGCTCGCCCGGGTCGAGTGCGCCCTTCCGCGTCTCGACCTCGATCCCGCGTGCGGTGAGCATTCGTTCGGCGTTGGGGTGGATGTTCTCGAGCAGGAGCGCTTTCACACGCACGAGTCTAGATCCCGCGCGCGAACCGCGTCGTCGACCACCGGTTGCTCATCGACGTTCAGCGGAAGATCGCCGTCTGCACCATCGACAGGATGAGTGCCGTGACCTGCAGAACCGCGATGAACGCCCCGGCCGCACCGGCACCGAACGCGATGAGGTTCGTGCGTTCGGTGCGGAGGAACCCGACCACGCCGAGGAACGACGCGATGAGCGCGACCACGGCGACGAGGAAGTCGAGCATCCACGTCGCCGTCAGGTACGCGGTCGGGCTCACGGTCGAGAGCGCCGTGGTGAGGACGCCGGACGCGATGCCGAACGCCGCGAGCACGACGAGCGCGATCGCTGCGGCGAGCACGACGCGGTCCTTCGTGATGGCGAACGGCTCGGTCGCGCCGGTGGCACGCGTGAGTCGCGCGAAGCCACCGGCCGATTGCGGCTGCACGCCGCCGACGGTGCCGACGGGAGGGGCGGCCGTGGCAGGCTCGCGCATCGGGCCCGCGCCTGGTGCCCCGTCGACTCGATCCGGCGCGACCCGATCCGGCGCGACCCGGTCCGGCGCCGGTTCGGCGGCCGTCGGTGCGACGGACGAGGCCGGCGCGCCCCACAGCGGAAGACTGCCGTACGGTTCCGCGGGTGCGGCCGGCTGCGGCGACTGCGGTGCAGCCGCCGCATGCTGCGCGGGTTCGGGCGCCGCGTTCGGGGTCGACTCGAACTGCGGTGTCGCGTAGCCGTGCTCCGGTGCGTACACGGGAGCGATGTGCGATTCGACTCGCGCACCACGGCGCGCGCCCCACAGCCGTGGCGCGGGAGCCGTGGGCTGCACCGAACGCTCGGCGGCGCTCGCCGCCTGCGCGATGTGCGTCACCGTCGCGCCGGCCTCGCGTCCGCCACGGCCACGCCCCCCGGGCTGCCTGCTCACCGACACGACGACACCGTTCGGTCCCACCTGGGTGCGTCCGCGAGCGTCGTTCCGCTGCGCCCCGGTGCTGGGCCAGGGCGCAGCACCCGCTGTGTAGCCGTTCGGTTCGTCGCGGCGTGCGCGGTCCGTGGCGGGAGCGTCGCGTCGCTCGTGCGGCAGAGGCCCGGCCGTCGCGGTCGGACCCGTCGACGGCCAGGGGGCCGGGTGCGTCGGCCACGCGGGAGGTGCACTCGCGGTCGGCCCGATCGGCGTCGGGCCGGCGGGTGCGACGGTCGATCCGACGAGCGGAACCATGCCGCTCGCGGTGGACTCGGCCTCGCGCATCTTCGGGGACGATGCCGGGTAGGCGGCGACCGGGAGCGCCGTTCCGGCGGTGTCGGCGGCGCCGTACGCCATCGAGGTCCCTGCGGGCAGTGGCATCGTCGGCGGCACGGGCGCGGGCGAGCCGCGATCACTTCCGCCGAGGGCACGCCGCGGCGGGCGGCTCGCAGCCCCCCACCCGACCGCAGATGCGCGGTCCACAACGTCGGTCACAGTCACGTGCCCCCCCCCGGGTTGTTCGTAACGTCGTCCTGAAACGCTACCAAGCGAACGAGGTGCCGCGCCTCCATCGGACGCAGGGTATTCGGGTCCGAACCGTGGATTGCTCGGGATCCGGACGGCCTCGCGAGCACGTTCCGTCGGCGTGTTCGACGGCGGAAGTGGGCCGCACGGGGCACGGCCCGGGGCTTCACGGCGCTACCGCCTACGCTGACGGAGACGCCGCGCGACGGATCCGGCCGCCCCCGTGGCCACGCCCGGCTCGGGACGGGAGGAACACGATGTACGTACGGATCGTCGGCGATGCTTCGAGCGTCGAGGACCTCGAGAACCTGCGCGCACTCGACGTGCGCGCCGACGGTGCACCGCGATCGCAGATCGCCGCGGCACTCGCTCACGCCGGACTCGGCACCCTCGACGGGGATCACGCGTGGTTGTCGATCCCCGCGCTCAAGGCGGCCGGCGCCGACCGCGGCGCCGAATGGGATCGGGATTTCGACGCGATGATCGCCTACGCGGCATCGCGTGGGTGGACGAGCGAGGACGGCACGGTGCGCGCCCACCTCACCTAGGTCCGCCGACCCGCCGCGTCCTCCGACAGGTGCTCGAGGACCACGTCCCGCAGCACGACCGCATGATTCACATGTGGGTCGTGTGCCGCATAGACGAGTGTCACCACCGGGTGTTCCCGCACGACGGCCAGGAGCTCATCGAGCGCGGGGTTCGTGGCGAGTTCGGCACGGTACCGGTGCGCGAACTCGTCGAACCGGTCGGGATCGTGCCCCCACCACGTCCGCAGCTCGGGGGACGGCGC is drawn from Pseudoclavibacter chungangensis and contains these coding sequences:
- a CDS encoding HAD hydrolase-like protein, which gives rise to MSTLETGANDLVDDHPGQPSATPTATPVDLPHGTGTPPFTAVLWDLDGTIADSAPGITRSLARMFESFGLPVPSPAELVSYVGPPILDSFRLHGLDRHPGLDAAVDRYREFYRADGELADELFPGVAEIITALHAAGIPQSTATSKPEGAATRILTHFGIADRLDFITGAGGDETRGTKREVVAEALGRLRSIGADLSNVVLVGDRFYDVEGATANGVPTIYTTWGYGRIGEEVGAVAVANTPEQLRTLLGLPAA
- a CDS encoding pyrimidine dimer DNA glycosylase/endonuclease V; protein product: MRIWSLHPAYLDRQGLIAMWRESLLAVKVLRGGTKGYRNHPQLQRWRAQPDPLEALGAHLTFLVEEAEARGYNFDRTKLPDAPVTPPPLVPVTDGQLAYEREHLARKLTVRTPELLDRLDPPEALRANPALVVVPGPIESWEVVHPAT
- a CDS encoding SRPBCC family protein → MSASRVASRSGMLEVFRFGEAEGGSGMGGEPHDGVRFEFEVDAPIARAWSYLVEPRHVRAWWAFDGAIVDARPGGRIEHRWDEHGRYLSIVDEVDAPRRLTYRTGTLPDAEPVAGAQTRVRFELAEVVPGRTRIRVTEDGVSRLDLDEEGRRIQLDAAAQAWDAAVVLLTGLAASDEG
- a CDS encoding Nramp family divalent metal transporter, which translates into the protein MTRVEASTNPPRRRGLVGLLGPAFVAAVAYVDPGNFAANFSAGADYGYLLLWALVLVTLMACAVQYLSAKVGFVTGRSLAELVGERLGRTGRILYWLQATLVVIATDIAEVIGGAVGLHLLFGIPLVVGGVITGVVSLVLLGVHSRFGQRVFERIILVMLLAIPIGFVAGLIVRPPVVSEVLDGLVPRFAGVDTVYLAVAMLGATVMPHVIYLHSTLSRDRHGRTTDDEVPHLLRATRVDVGLAMALAGSINVSMLVLAASAMRASPQAGTFDGIHAALAEGIGPWVAALFAVGLVISGFASTAVGGHAGSSVMDGLVPWNLPIVWRRVVVILPAVALLAVVPDVTGLLVLSQAVLSFGIPFALVPLVWLATRREVMGRWVSARWFNVLMWAIAGTIVAVCVLLLVLSALGVGS
- a CDS encoding DUF3224 domain-containing protein — its product is MRASSPFTIDRWDPNGHAVEISTGTPLAGAYIVRSFTGGDIEGRSEVLFAGAFSEEHGSGTYVAIDSFEGSVLGRAGAFSFWHTNTMTRGRSGRGDGILRIVPDSGTGQLEGIRGTGEIIASGDEHTLVLDIEFSDDETGFDADVVTEIAGEVEGRADA
- a CDS encoding ATP-binding protein; this encodes MSAPRNPFTPSFGGTPPLLVGRETEIADFERALDDGPGALGRATLITGLRGVGKTVMLNALEDVARQAGWLVVAETATRGLADRIERDALPRLLAEHDPEAEHRRVAGVTLPMGAGGLSTTVDARYRPSGTLRSLLERLGAVLSERGSGVLITIDEVHRREIEDLRIVTTAVQHAVREGLDVAFIGAGLKPNINGLRGDALLTFLRRSHVLELGQLHYAACVRALDEPVRDAGRRFAPDALELAAQGTQGYPFLVQFIGAQSWIAAGDREVIERADARAAIARARIAMAQYIYEPTLAALSDVDRSFLQAMSEDDGPSRIEDLRARLDATSGFVGVYRKRLLDDGLIAPAGYGRVQYTTPYLREYLRSEGAAAPDASPIERGFGPEPGH
- a CDS encoding HpcH/HpaI aldolase/citrate lyase family protein, with translation MTAPASPRPRIDEEHVVPAEDARSWLLVPGSKPERFDAAAQSRADVVILDIEDAVDPSQKDEARRGVIDWLSTAGNSAWVRINDTSSDFWGADVDELADAVGLEGVVLAKTEKPEDVVNTFHRLGARTPVVPLIESALGLERATEIGMAQGAFRLAFGSGDFRRDTGMWATREAMAYARARLTVSSRAAGLPGPIDGPTTEESLRILREQSEWTLEYGMTGKLCLRLEQTAVVNEVICPQTSDILWAKGFLADFEAAGGVVRDGSDLPRLGRARKILRLADAFGLVVED
- the serA gene encoding phosphoglycerate dehydrogenase, which produces MKALLLENIHPNAERMLTARGIEVETRKGALDPGELSSALEGVELLGIRSKTRVTAEVLAANPQLLSVGAFCIGTNQIDLTTAAERAVACFNAPYSNTRSVVELAIAEILVMARRLTEKNSALHAGVWQKSATGAHEVRGRSLGIVGYGNIGSQLSVLAEQLGMRVYFYDIVDRLALGNAKRCESLEELLDKVETVTLHVDGRGGNAGMFGREQFERMRPRSLFLNLSRGFLVDYDALADALHSGHIAGAAVDVFPDEPKKAGDPFESVLQNIPNVILTPHVGGSTEEAQEDIGHFVAGKLIDFVRSGSTSLSVNAPQAQLDPNIGGTRLLHWHHNVPGVLAKVNSVFGENDVNIDRQQLVTRGDIGYAVTDAHGLTDEVYQTILRMPETVRLSTIDGVHA
- a CDS encoding DUF488 domain-containing protein, coding for MADDDNGTSPTRHDDAILLKRAYADPAPADGFRVLVDRLWPRGLSKERADIDLRLPHVAPSPELRTWWGHDPDRFDEFAHRYRAELATNPALDELLAVVREHPVVTLVYAAHDPHVNHAVVLRDVVLEHLSEDAAGRRT